The DNA segment AGCGCGAAGACGATGCGATCGAAGTTACGACTGAAACGAGCGCACCCGATGCACTCGATCGACTCGAATCCGATTCGTTCGACTGTGTCGTCAGCGACTACTCGATGCCATCGATGTCCGGCATCGAGTTTCTCCGAACGGTCCGTGAACGCGAGCCGGGGCTTCCCTTTTTCTTTTTCACTGGCAAGAACCGGGCGGAGATCCAAACCGAGGCCGGCGACGTCGAAGTCACTGGCTACGTCCAGAAGGGAACGGGGACGGATCGATACGCCGATCTCGCCGAAGGGATCCGCGTCGCAGTCGGGCCCGCATAGAACCGCTGTTGTTTCGACACACCCACTGGCGCGTCCAACAGAGACGACCGTGATGATTTCCAGGCCGTGATAATCGGGGCGAGTATAAAAGACCGGTCGGGACCTAGCTGCCTGTAGGGACTCTCACGATCCGCGATAGCGGGAGGACATCGCGATCGTGGGCCAGCCAACAGAGGCGATATCAATGTGTCTAGGTATACCGGGTCAGATCACGGAGATCGACGGCGCAGAAGCCACCGCGGAGTTCTGGGACGTCGAGAAGACAGTGCGGATAGACATCGTCGACGAGGACGTCGAGGTGGGGGATTACATCCTCAACCACGCGGGATTCGCGATCCGGAAGATCCCCGAAGACGAGGTGGAGGAGACCATGGAAATCTACGAGTCGTTCCTCGAGGGCGACGAGGACGAAGCGCTGGAGGAGATCGGCGGCGAGCCGGACGAGCAGTTGGGAATCGGTGGTGATTAGATGGCCGTCGATACGGGCGACCAGGACCTGCAGTTCCGGGATCCCGAGAAGGCCGAGCAGTTGACCGACAAACTGGAGTCGCTGATGGACGACATCGGCGAACCGGTGACGATCATGCACGTCTGCGGGAGCCACGAGCAGGCCATCGCCAAGTACGGCCTGCGAAGCCTCCTACCGGACGGGCTCACCATCCGGATGGGACCGGGCTGTCCGGTCTGCGTGACCGACATGCCCGAGGTCGACGAGGCCGTCACGCTCGCCGAGGACGGCAAGATCGTCGCGACCTACGGGGATATGCTCCGTGTGCCCGGCACCGAGCAGAGCCTCGACGACGCCAAGGCAGACGGGGCGGACGTTCGCGTCGTCTACTCGGCCAGCGAGGCCGCCGAGATCGCCGAAGAGGAGGACAGAGAGGTCGTCTTCTTCGCGACGGGCTTCGAGACGACCGCGGCCCCGACCGCGGCGGTACTGGTCGACGACCCGCCCGAGAACTTCTCGGTGCTGTCGGCCCACAAGTACGTCCCGCCGGCGATGGAGATCGTCGCGGAACTGCCGGACACGGACGTCGACGGGTTCCTGGCGGCGGGCCACGCCGCGACGATCACCGGCTACGGGCTGTTCGAGGAGTTCGTCGAGGAGTACGAGACGCCGGCCGTCGTCGGCGGGTTCGAGCCGATCGACATCCTGTTCGGGCTGGCGCGTCTGCTGGAGTTCATCCGCGACGACGAGCCGGGACTGGCGAACGCCTACCAGCGGTGTGTCACCGAGGAGGGCAACGTCCCGGCGAAGGAGTTGATGTGGGACGTCTTCGAGACGACCACCGGCGAGTGGCGCGGGATCGCCGAGGTCCCCGACGCGGATCTGATCCTCAGCGAGGAGTACAGCGAATACGACGCCCGCGAGCGCTTCGAGATCGAGCCGGACGTCGGTGGGGCGGATCCGCTGACCGAGGACTGCATCTGCGGGGACATCATGGCTGGCACAGCCGATCCCGACGAGTGTCCCCTGTTCGGCGAGGAGTGCACACCCCAGAACCCGGTCGGGGCGTGTATGGTCTCAAGCGAGGGGCCCTGCAAGATCTGGCTCGAATACGGCGGCCAACCGGACATCTAAATCATGAGCGACACAGACGAGGAAGTCATCACCGAAGCCCACGGCGCTGGTGGTGGGCAGATGCGCGAACTGATCGAGGAACTGGCTGTCTCACGGTTCGAGGACGGGGCCGCTGACGTCCCGCTGGCAGCGCTGGACGACGGGTCGGTCCAGCGGCTGGCGAACGGCGGCGGCTCGCTGGTCGTGACGACCGACAGCCACGTCGTCAAGCCGCAGTTCTTCCGCGGGGGCGACATCGGTCGGCTGGCCGTCTCCGGGACAGTCAACGATCTGGCGATGATGGGTGCGACGGAACCGATCGCGCTGACCTGCTCGCTGATCGTCGAGGCCGGGACGCCGGTCGAGACCGTCGAGCGAGTCATGGAGTCGATGGGCGAGACCAGCGAGGAGGCAGGCGCGCCGATCACGACTGGCGACACGAAGGTGATGGGCAGCGGCGACATCGACACGATCGCGATCAACACGACCGGCGTCGGAGTCGTCCCGCAGGGCAGTCACGTGCCGGACGCCGGCCTCTCGACGGGCGACAAACTGATCGTGACCGGCACGATCGGCGACCACGGCATCTCGCTGCTCTCCGAGCGCGAGGGCTTCGACTTCGAAGGCGATCTGGAGAGCGACGTCGCGCCCGTCAACGACCTCGTGGCGACCGCCATGGATGCAGGCGAGGTGACGGCGATGAAAGATCCCACGCGCGGAGGGCTGGCAACCTCGCTCAACGAGATGGCCAGCAAGGCCGAGGTCGGTATCGAGATCGACGAGACGGCGATCCCGATCTCGGGCGCGGTCGCCTCAGCGGGCGAGGTGCTGGGGATCGAGCCGCTGAACGTCGCCAACGAGGGGAAAGTCGTCATGGGTGTCGAGAGCGACGACGCCGACGCGGTGCTGGCGGCCATCCAGGCTCACCCGCAGGGCGAAGACGCCGCCATCGTCGGCGAAGTCGTCGCGGATCACGCCGGCCGAGTTATCCTCGACACCGGCTTCGGGAACCGGTATCTGAGCGAACCCGAGGGCGAACAACTCCCGCGGATCTGTTGACATGCACGAGTTCTCCATCGCCTCGCAAATACTCGATACCGCCCGCGAACACGCGGCGGAAAACGACGCCGTTCGCGTGACCCACCTCGAGATCGAAGTCGGGGAGGCCAGCCACGTCAATCCGGATCAACTGGAGACGTGTATGGACGCGGCCAAGACCGACACGATCGCTGCGGACGCGACGGTCGTTGTCGAGACGGCCACACCGCACGCCGAGTGTGCGTGCGGGTGGAGCGGCGAGCCCGACGTCGCGGAGAACGCGCTGGTGTACGCGCCGGATCTGACCTGTCCCGAGTGTGGCGAGCGGATCGAACTCGCCGGCGGCGACAGCTGCCGGCTGATGAGTCTGACCGTCTCCGACGAGGAACCGACTGCGGACAGTACACCCACTGAGACAGCATGACGTACTATATCCACGGCAATCCACTACAGGACGGAATCGAGCGTGTCGTCGACAGACTGGTCGGGTCCGGTCCGAGCGTGCCGATCGGGCCGCTGCGGGCCCATCGGTTCGGACACGACGACCACGACCACGACGGCGACGACGCCGAGGCGGACATCCTCGCACAGTTCGCCGAGCAGGCTGAGGACCTCCACGAGCGGGTCGTCCACGAGCACGGACTGTTCGTCGCGGAATTCCTCGGTGCGACTGGTGCGGGCAAGACTCGCCTGATCGAGCGTCTGATCGAACGGGCACCCGAAGACGAGACGATCGGCGTCATCGTCGGCGACGTGGCCGGCGAGGACGATGCGACTCGCTTCCGCGAGCGCGGGGCACAGGTCGCAAACGTCAACACTGGTAAGGAGTGCCATCTCGATCCGGAGTTCGTCGAACGCGGGCTCTCGGAACTGAACCTCGAGGCGCTCGATACGCTGTACATCGAGAACGTCGGCAATATGGTCTGTCCGGCGGACTTCCCGCTGGGCGCGCAGGCCCGCGTGCTGGTTGTCTCGACGACGGAAGGGGACGACGTCGTGCGCAAGCATCCACTGCTCTTCCAGGCCTGTGACGCGACAGTGATCAACAAGACCGACATCGCCGATGCGGTCGGCTCGGACCTGGATCTGATGGAATCGGATGTCGGCGATATCGCCCCCGAGATGCCGGTGTTCCGGACCGACGCCGAACACGGCGACGGCGTCAGTGACCTGCTCGCATTCCTAGACGAGCGTGGGCACGCACACGCTCACGATCACGACACCTACGTCTCGAAGACGGGCAGTCAGGAACACGCCAGTGACGGCGGTCACGCTCACGAGCACGGAGAGCACACCACTCACGATTGAAGGCCGTCATCTCCCGGGCTACGAGACTCAGCGCAGACGTACGATAACTCATATCATCGGCATATCGATGATTGCCTCGATTCGCGGAATATCCAGCCGGCTGCTCAATCCGCCAGTTGCTCGGTCCGGCGGGATCTGTCGACGTCAAGCGGGTTCGTCGTGGACGTTGCGGTAACGAGTCGCAGGAACTGTCCGGTGTTCGTGAGGATCTTGTTCTCCGCTTTCCGGAGGTGTTCCTCGTAAGTCGATCGGGCGACGGACGTCCGCTTGGCCAACTCGCGCAGGGACGTCTTCCGGGGTTGCTCGTAGTACCCGCTTTCCAGTGCGAGCCGAAGCGCTGCCATCTGTCGCTCGGTTACGTCCTCGAACAGCTGATCGACCGGGGCCAGCATACTGTGGGGGATCTGCTGTGTCGTCATCGCGGTCTTCGAGAGGACTTCGACGTCCCGATCGGCTTCCAGATCCTGCAGGAGCGCCTGGAGATCGCGCTCGTCGAACCCGATCGCCGTGTAGTGTTCCCAACCCTGGCGATGGACCGTCGGCGGCTGGTACAGACAGTTGTACTCCTCGAAGCGCTCGACGATGGAGTCTTCCAGCGAACAGAGACAGGCCTGGGTGACGACGTGCAGGCCGGACTCGTCGACCGATTCGTGGAGCACCGTCCCAAGGCTGTCGATCCGATCGAGCAACTCCTCGGCCGGCGCGTGCGGCGACGTGAGTTCGATCACCTGGCAGTCGTTCAGGTACCACTCACGGATCGTAAGGTCAGGGAATTCCTCCGAGAGTTCTCGATACGGACATTCGTGTCTGACCCGGAACGACGCCTCGTACAGGCTCATATAGCTATATTCGAGTGGGCAGAATTAATGGTGCCGGTCATAGCCGGCAGCATACATATCCATATTCTGCTCATACGGGTACACACCGATGTCGGAGATACGTCCCGAAGCACTCAGTGAACGCCTACAGACCGACGCGGACGACCTCCTCGTGGTCGATGTCCGCCACGAGGAAAACTACGACGACTGGCATATCCCCGGTAGCGTCAACGTGGACGTGTACGACGAACTGACCGAGGATCCCGACGGGGCCAGAGACGCGTTCGCCGACCTCCCCGACCACACAGAGATCGTAACAGTTTGCGCTGCGGGCGTCGTGGCAGAGACTGCGACCGATGTTTTCCTGGAGATGGGGCGCGACGCGAAGACGCTCGCGGACGGCATGAACGGCTGGAGCCGGGTTCACCGGCACGCCCCGGTTCCGGTCGACCTCGATGGCACGCTCGTGCAGGTGGCACGACCGGGGAAAGGATGCCTCTCGCACGTCCTCGTCTCGGACGGCGAAGCCGCCGTCTTCGATCCGTCGCACTATCTCGGAGAGTACGAGGCGATCCTCACCGACCACGACGCCGACCTCGTCGGCGTCTTCGACACGCACGCCCACGCCGATCACGTCTCGGGCGCCGCCGACCTCGCCGACCGTCACGGCGTCCCCTATTATCTCCACCCCGAGGACGCAATCGCGATCGACGCGACACCCATCCAAGACGAACAGACCGTGACGGTTGGGCAGGTGGGCGTCGAAGTCGTCCACACGCCGGGCCATAGCGAGGGCAGCGTCTCGTTCGATCTCGACGGGCAGGCGCTACTCACCGGTGACACGCTCTTCCACGACAGCGTCGGCCGCGTCGAACTGGGTGTCGAAGCCGGCATCGAGGAATCCGACGTCGAGGAAAACGCCGCGACGCTCTACGAGAGCCTCCGGCGGTTGCTGGATCGCTCGTCCGATGCGCTGGTGTTGCCGGCACACGATCCCGGATCGCCCGAGCCGCCGGTGACCGCGACCCTCACCGAGGTCAGAGAACGGAACGCGGATCTCGATCGCGACCGCGAAGCGTTCGTCCGCGATCTCGCTACGGACATTCCCGATCATCCCCCGAACTTCGAGCGCGTCAAACGGACGAACGTGGGCCGGGAGTCCGTGCCGGCCGAGGACCTGGCCGAACTGGAGCTGGGGCCGAACAACTGCGCAGCGGAGTGACCCTATGAGCATGACAACCGAACTCAAACAGGGAATCCGCGAGCACAAGGGGCAGTTTTCGCTGCACGTGCTGTTGGTGTTCGCCACCGGCCTGACTATCGGATCCGAGCGCGCCGTCGTACCGGTGCTGGGACGGGACGTTCTCGGCGTCGAGTCGCTGTTCGTCATCGGCTCGTTTGTCGTCTCGTTCGGCTTCGTGAAGGCGCTCCTGAACCTCTATGCCGGCAAGTGGGGCGGCGAGTACGGCCGGAAGCCGGTGCTCGTTCTCGGCTGGGCGACCGCGCTCCCGCTCCCGATCATCCTCATTTTCGCACCGAGTTGGGGATGGATCTCGATCGGAAACGTCCTGTTGGGCATCAACCAGGCGCTGACCTGGAGCATGGCGATCAACGCGAAGATCGACCTCGCGGGCCCCGACCAGCGCGGACTCGCAGTCGGCATCGACGAGGCCTTCGGATACGCCGGCGTCGCCGCCGGTGCCTGGATCACTGGTCTCATCGCCGGCCAGTTCAGCCTCCGGCCCGAACCCTTCTACTTCCTCGCCGTCGTGGTCCTGCTGGCGTTTCTCATCTCCATCTTCCTGATCGAGGAGACGGTCCAGTACGCGCGGGCGGAGATCGACGACGAGAGTCACCACGACGCGAACCTCCCGTTCGTCGAGGTGCTGCAGCGCGCGACGTACGGCGACCGGACGCTGTTCGCCGCGGCACAGGCAGGCCACATCGAGAAGTTCGTCGACACGCTGTTTTGGCTCGCCGTCCCGCTGTACCTCACGAGCGAAGGGGTCGCCATCGGGGCCGTCGGACTCGTCGTCGGTATCCACAGCGCGATGTATTTCCTCCAGATCGCGACCGGCGGGCTCGCCGATCGGATCGGGCGCCGACCGCCCGTCATCGCCGGGATGTTCCTCGCGGGCGGCGGCGTCCTCGGTATGGTGCTGGTTGAGGGCTACTTCATGTGGGCTATCCTCTCGGCGGCCTCGGGCCTCGGGATGGCGTTGCTCTACCCGAATCTGATGACGGTCCCGAGCGACGCTGCCCATCCGACGTGGCGTGCGACCGGGATGGGCGTCTACCGGATGTGGCGCGATTCGGGATACGGCGTCGGTGCGATCCTTATCGGTCTGTCGATGGAGTTCGTGACCGTCGAAGCAGCCTTCTACATGACTGCGATCCTGATGTTCCTCTCCGGGGCGGTCGTGTACGTCTGGATGGAGGAGACCCACCCGGACTTCGGGACGCACGAACCGCCGGCGCCCGCGACTGGCTCGGCGCCGGGCACTGCCTCTGGCGACTGATGGAGGCACTCTGTGTAGCGGATTTCGGGTCAGCAATTTCATAGGGCCAGCCCCCGGTAGTAGAAGTGATGCACGACGAGCAGGGCGCGGCAGTGACCGTCACCGGCGTCGTCCAGGGCGTCGGATTCCGGCCGTTCGTCTACCGGACGGCTGTCGACAACGACCTGGGCGGCTGGGTCAAAAACACCGGCGACGCCGGCGTCGAGATCCGCCTGGAAGGCCGGCGAGCAGCGATCGACTCGTTCCTGGAGACGCTTCGAACCGACCCGCCGCCGCTGTCCCGCGTCGAGAGCGTCGACGTGGCCTGGACCGACCCCGAAGGCGAGCAGTCCTTCGGGATCGTCCCTTCGAGCGATGCCGACGGCGGATCGGGGACGATCCCGCCGGACACCGCGATGTGTGACGCCTGCCTGGCGGATATGCGTGACCCCGACTCCCGATATCACGGCTACTGGGCGACCTCGTGTGTGGACTGCGGAGCTCGCTATACTGTCATTCGATCGCTCCCATACGACCGACCGACGACGTCGATGGACGAATTCCCCATGTGTGCGGACTGCCGGGCGGAATACGAGGATCCCGCCGACCGGCGCTATCACGCCCAGACGATCGCCTGCCCGGAGTGTGGCCCGTCGCTTCGACTCCTCGATAGCGAGGGGCAAACGCTGAGCGAGGGCGACGAGACGGCGATCGAGGCGGCCTGCGAGCGGATCGCCGACGGCGACCTCGTGGCGATCAAGGGGATCGGTGGCGCGCATTTGGCGTGTGACGCGACCGACCCGGAGGTCGTCGCGGACCTGCGCGAGCGCACCGGTCGGCCGGAGAAACCCTTCGCCGTCATGGCACCGGATGTCGAATCGGTCGAGTCGTTCGCCAGCGTTTCGACGACCGAACGCGAGACGCTCGAAGACACGCGTCGGCCGATCGCATTGCTTGAGGCGGACGGCGACCAGCCGTGGCTCGCGGTGGTCTCGCCCGGTCTGCACACTGTCGGCGTGATGTTACCGTACGCAGGACTTCATCACCTGTTGTTCGATCACCTGATGGGGCCGCTGGTGATGACCAGTGCGAACCTACCCGGCGTCCCGATGGCGACGACGACCGAGGACATCCTGTCCGATCTCGACGGCGTCGTCGACGCGGCGCTGGTCCACGATCGCGAGATCGTCCAGCGGTGCGACGACAGCGTCGTCCGGGTCGTCGACGGCCAGCGGCAGTTCATCAGGCGCTCTAGAGGGTGGGTGCCACAGTCGATCCCGCGGTGGCCCGCCCCCAGCGATACCGGCGGTGCAGACGCTCTACCGGACGTACTCGCGCTCGGAGCTGAGTTCGACGCAACGGTGGCGCTCACCCAGGGTGGGGATGTCTTTCCCTCGCAGTACATCGGGGACGTAGACAGTCCCGCGACCGTGGACTATCTCACTGACACGGTCGCTCACCTTCGGGATCTGCTGGGGATCGAACCGGGAGTCGTCGTCTGCGATCTCCATCCGAACTTCCTGACGACCGAGCAGGCCCACGAGTACGCGGACGGCGGGATGGACGGGCCGGTGGCGGTCCAGCACCACCACGCACACGCCGCCTCGCTGCTCGCCGAACACAGGCAGGAACGGGCGGTCGTGATCGCTGCTGATGGCACCGGCTACGGCCCCGACGGGACGATCTGGGGCGGGGAAGTGCTGGACGTGACGCCCGGCGACTACGAGCGCGTCGGCGGTCTGGCCCCGTTTCGATTGCCCGGTGGTGACGCGGCCATCGAGTCGCCGACCCGGATCCTGGCGAGCCTGCTCGCCGACGACGAGCGGATCGACGACCTCCTCCTCGATCGGGGCGTCGTCGAGCGACCCAGCGACGCCGTGACGATCCGCCAGCAAGCCGAGCGGGGCGTCAACAGTCCTGTCACGACCAGTACTGGGCGCGCACTCGACGCCGCGAGCGCTCTGCTGGGCGTCTGCTCGGAGCGCAACTACGAGGGTGAGCCGGCGATGAAGCTGGAAGCCGCGGCCGCCGACGGGGATCCGCTCGATATCGCAGTGCCGCGGACGACGACCGAGGGGCGTCCGACGGTCGACGTGGCAACGCTCGTTCGGCGTCTCGACGATCGCCAGTCAGACCACCCGACTGCGGACCTCGCAGCCACGGCACAGGACGGGCTGGCGCGTGGGCTGGCCGGGATCGCGGTCGAGACGGCAACCGACCGCGGTGTCGACGCGGTCGGATTCACTGGCGGCGTTGCGTACAACGATGCGATTACTCGGACGATACGCGAGCGAGTAACGGACGCGGGACTGGACCTTCTGCGCCACAATCGACTGCCGCCGGGCGACGGGGGGATTGCGGTCGGGCAGGTCAGCGTTGCGACGGCCCGCCGCCGGTAGTGTTTTCAGATTTGCTAATTGGATACCACCTTTTATATTCGGTGGTCGCTATAATCCGACAGAGCACGCGAAAGAAAGGCACGACGGCAACGGAATCGGCCCACCTGCTGGGTGTTCCGTGCCATCACGTCCCGCGTGAACTTGAAACCATGAAACTGAAACAACTCTTCACAGACGACGACGCAGTCAGTCCGGTCATCGGCGTGATCCTGATGGTCGCGATTACCGTGATCCTCGCGGCCGTCATCGCGACGTTCGTGCTCGGACTCGGTGAGTCGGTCAGTAGTACCGCCCCGCAGGCACAGTTCCAGGAGGATTACAGTCCGACGGACACAAACGAAACAGATGACTTCGGGGAAACCGCAACCAATGCTAGTGACACGGGCATCCTGACTGTCTCCCATTCCGGTGGGGATTCGATTTCGGCAAACAACCTCTATATGGTTGGTAGCAGTGAGGGCAACCACACAGACGAACGCAAAGCTTGGTCTGATGCTGGTGTCGGAGATAAAGTCAGCGCTGGCACGTCGATCGACTATGCCGTCAGTGACAGTGACACTGTCCGCGTCATCTGGAACAATGGCGAGGGCAACTCCGCCGAGCTGAGCAAGTGGCCCGGCGCAAATAACTAAACGACGCTTACCTTCTCGCTATTTTACATCCGAGTAAGTCGCTGGAACCAGTCCAGTCTTTTTGGAAATGACGGCCCCAGTCAGTCGTCCGCTGTGGACGACTCGATCACCGGTCGCTCGATGTCCCGGTCGGTTGCCTCGCCTTCGATGTCGTAGGGGTACTCGCCGGTGACACAGCCGAGACAGAGGTCGTCGCGCTGCTGTCCGAGCGTCTCAGCGACCGCATCGACCGAGAGATACGAGAGACTGTCCGCGGAGATCGTCTCGCGGATCTCCTCGATGGACATGTCCGAGGCGATGAGTTCCTCGCGCGTGGCCATGTCGATCCCCATGTAACACGGGGCGACGATCGGCGGCGCGCCGATCCGGACGTGCACTTCCTCGGCCCCGGCGTCGCGCATCAACTCGACCAACTGCGTGGAGGTCGTCCCGCGGACGATCGAATCGTCGATCAGCGTGACGCGCTTGCCCTCGACGGTGTTTTTGATCGGGTTGAGCTTCAGCCGGACGGCCCGCTCGCGCTCGTCCTGGGTCGGCATGATGAACGTCCGCCCGACGTAGCGGTTCTTCATCAGTCCCTCTGCGAAGTCGACGTCCCCGCCCGCGTCCTGTGCGGCCTCGGCATATCCCGAGGCGAACGCCCGACCGGAGTCGGGGACCGGCATGACGACGTCGGTTTCGATACCGCTCTCCTCGTAGAGTCTGCG comes from the Halapricum desulfuricans genome and includes:
- a CDS encoding response regulator; its protein translation is MAGTITVLLVDEDSDVLELTKTFLEREDDAIEVTTETSAPDALDRLESDSFDCVVSDYSMPSMSGIEFLRTVREREPGLPFFFFTGKNRAEIQTEAGDVEVTGYVQKGTGTDRYADLAEGIRVAVGPA
- a CDS encoding HypC/HybG/HupF family hydrogenase formation chaperone; the protein is MCLGIPGQITEIDGAEATAEFWDVEKTVRIDIVDEDVEVGDYILNHAGFAIRKIPEDEVEETMEIYESFLEGDEDEALEEIGGEPDEQLGIGGD
- the hypD gene encoding hydrogenase formation protein HypD; the protein is MAVDTGDQDLQFRDPEKAEQLTDKLESLMDDIGEPVTIMHVCGSHEQAIAKYGLRSLLPDGLTIRMGPGCPVCVTDMPEVDEAVTLAEDGKIVATYGDMLRVPGTEQSLDDAKADGADVRVVYSASEAAEIAEEEDREVVFFATGFETTAAPTAAVLVDDPPENFSVLSAHKYVPPAMEIVAELPDTDVDGFLAAGHAATITGYGLFEEFVEEYETPAVVGGFEPIDILFGLARLLEFIRDDEPGLANAYQRCVTEEGNVPAKELMWDVFETTTGEWRGIAEVPDADLILSEEYSEYDARERFEIEPDVGGADPLTEDCICGDIMAGTADPDECPLFGEECTPQNPVGACMVSSEGPCKIWLEYGGQPDI
- the hypE gene encoding hydrogenase expression/formation protein HypE is translated as MSDTDEEVITEAHGAGGGQMRELIEELAVSRFEDGAADVPLAALDDGSVQRLANGGGSLVVTTDSHVVKPQFFRGGDIGRLAVSGTVNDLAMMGATEPIALTCSLIVEAGTPVETVERVMESMGETSEEAGAPITTGDTKVMGSGDIDTIAINTTGVGVVPQGSHVPDAGLSTGDKLIVTGTIGDHGISLLSEREGFDFEGDLESDVAPVNDLVATAMDAGEVTAMKDPTRGGLATSLNEMASKAEVGIEIDETAIPISGAVASAGEVLGIEPLNVANEGKVVMGVESDDADAVLAAIQAHPQGEDAAIVGEVVADHAGRVILDTGFGNRYLSEPEGEQLPRIC
- a CDS encoding hydrogenase maturation nickel metallochaperone HypA, with product MHEFSIASQILDTAREHAAENDAVRVTHLEIEVGEASHVNPDQLETCMDAAKTDTIAADATVVVETATPHAECACGWSGEPDVAENALVYAPDLTCPECGERIELAGGDSCRLMSLTVSDEEPTADSTPTETA
- the hypB gene encoding hydrogenase nickel incorporation protein HypB; the encoded protein is MTYYIHGNPLQDGIERVVDRLVGSGPSVPIGPLRAHRFGHDDHDHDGDDAEADILAQFAEQAEDLHERVVHEHGLFVAEFLGATGAGKTRLIERLIERAPEDETIGVIVGDVAGEDDATRFRERGAQVANVNTGKECHLDPEFVERGLSELNLEALDTLYIENVGNMVCPADFPLGAQARVLVVSTTEGDDVVRKHPLLFQACDATVINKTDIADAVGSDLDLMESDVGDIAPEMPVFRTDAEHGDGVSDLLAFLDERGHAHAHDHDTYVSKTGSQEHASDGGHAHEHGEHTTHD
- a CDS encoding helix-turn-helix domain-containing protein translates to MSLYEASFRVRHECPYRELSEEFPDLTIREWYLNDCQVIELTSPHAPAEELLDRIDSLGTVLHESVDESGLHVVTQACLCSLEDSIVERFEEYNCLYQPPTVHRQGWEHYTAIGFDERDLQALLQDLEADRDVEVLSKTAMTTQQIPHSMLAPVDQLFEDVTERQMAALRLALESGYYEQPRKTSLRELAKRTSVARSTYEEHLRKAENKILTNTGQFLRLVTATSTTNPLDVDRSRRTEQLAD
- a CDS encoding MBL fold metallo-hydrolase: MSEIRPEALSERLQTDADDLLVVDVRHEENYDDWHIPGSVNVDVYDELTEDPDGARDAFADLPDHTEIVTVCAAGVVAETATDVFLEMGRDAKTLADGMNGWSRVHRHAPVPVDLDGTLVQVARPGKGCLSHVLVSDGEAAVFDPSHYLGEYEAILTDHDADLVGVFDTHAHADHVSGAADLADRHGVPYYLHPEDAIAIDATPIQDEQTVTVGQVGVEVVHTPGHSEGSVSFDLDGQALLTGDTLFHDSVGRVELGVEAGIEESDVEENAATLYESLRRLLDRSSDALVLPAHDPGSPEPPVTATLTEVRERNADLDRDREAFVRDLATDIPDHPPNFERVKRTNVGRESVPAEDLAELELGPNNCAAE
- a CDS encoding MFS transporter, yielding MSMTTELKQGIREHKGQFSLHVLLVFATGLTIGSERAVVPVLGRDVLGVESLFVIGSFVVSFGFVKALLNLYAGKWGGEYGRKPVLVLGWATALPLPIILIFAPSWGWISIGNVLLGINQALTWSMAINAKIDLAGPDQRGLAVGIDEAFGYAGVAAGAWITGLIAGQFSLRPEPFYFLAVVVLLAFLISIFLIEETVQYARAEIDDESHHDANLPFVEVLQRATYGDRTLFAAAQAGHIEKFVDTLFWLAVPLYLTSEGVAIGAVGLVVGIHSAMYFLQIATGGLADRIGRRPPVIAGMFLAGGGVLGMVLVEGYFMWAILSAASGLGMALLYPNLMTVPSDAAHPTWRATGMGVYRMWRDSGYGVGAILIGLSMEFVTVEAAFYMTAILMFLSGAVVYVWMEETHPDFGTHEPPAPATGSAPGTASGD
- the hypF gene encoding carbamoyltransferase HypF — translated: MHDEQGAAVTVTGVVQGVGFRPFVYRTAVDNDLGGWVKNTGDAGVEIRLEGRRAAIDSFLETLRTDPPPLSRVESVDVAWTDPEGEQSFGIVPSSDADGGSGTIPPDTAMCDACLADMRDPDSRYHGYWATSCVDCGARYTVIRSLPYDRPTTSMDEFPMCADCRAEYEDPADRRYHAQTIACPECGPSLRLLDSEGQTLSEGDETAIEAACERIADGDLVAIKGIGGAHLACDATDPEVVADLRERTGRPEKPFAVMAPDVESVESFASVSTTERETLEDTRRPIALLEADGDQPWLAVVSPGLHTVGVMLPYAGLHHLLFDHLMGPLVMTSANLPGVPMATTTEDILSDLDGVVDAALVHDREIVQRCDDSVVRVVDGQRQFIRRSRGWVPQSIPRWPAPSDTGGADALPDVLALGAEFDATVALTQGGDVFPSQYIGDVDSPATVDYLTDTVAHLRDLLGIEPGVVVCDLHPNFLTTEQAHEYADGGMDGPVAVQHHHAHAASLLAEHRQERAVVIAADGTGYGPDGTIWGGEVLDVTPGDYERVGGLAPFRLPGGDAAIESPTRILASLLADDERIDDLLLDRGVVERPSDAVTIRQQAERGVNSPVTTSTGRALDAASALLGVCSERNYEGEPAMKLEAAAADGDPLDIAVPRTTTEGRPTVDVATLVRRLDDRQSDHPTADLAATAQDGLARGLAGIAVETATDRGVDAVGFTGGVAYNDAITRTIRERVTDAGLDLLRHNRLPPGDGGIAVGQVSVATARRR
- a CDS encoding type IV pilin — encoded protein: MKLKQLFTDDDAVSPVIGVILMVAITVILAAVIATFVLGLGESVSSTAPQAQFQEDYSPTDTNETDDFGETATNASDTGILTVSHSGGDSISANNLYMVGSSEGNHTDERKAWSDAGVGDKVSAGTSIDYAVSDSDTVRVIWNNGEGNSAELSKWPGANN